The Listeria monocytogenes genome window below encodes:
- a CDS encoding TetR/AcrR family transcriptional regulator, which produces MAESLITKKAIAGGLMELCQHKRFEKISIADITNICGLNRQTFYYHFTDKYDLLTWTYENDFFHCLADGITLENWDKHVLKMLESIKENADFYKNTVSADASILSFCFSKLTNSLFMDLFEKIDTNGAVNEADRVFYAEFFSYGCSGVLIKWITRGFKEAPETIANQLFRLAKDTEFLANSMYREN; this is translated from the coding sequence ATGGCGGAATCACTCATTACTAAAAAAGCGATTGCTGGTGGGCTGATGGAGCTTTGTCAGCATAAGCGGTTTGAAAAAATTAGTATTGCGGATATTACGAATATTTGTGGGCTTAATCGGCAAACTTTTTACTACCATTTTACGGATAAATACGATTTGCTTACTTGGACGTATGAAAATGACTTTTTCCATTGTTTGGCGGATGGAATTACGCTTGAAAATTGGGATAAGCATGTGCTGAAAATGCTGGAATCGATTAAAGAAAATGCTGATTTCTATAAAAATACGGTTTCCGCGGATGCGAGTATCCTTTCTTTTTGCTTTTCAAAACTAACGAATTCGCTGTTTATGGATTTATTTGAAAAAATTGATACGAATGGAGCCGTGAACGAGGCAGATCGGGTGTTTTATGCGGAATTCTTTTCTTACGGATGCTCGGGTGTACTGATTAAATGGATTACACGCGGTTTCAAAGAGGCTCCAGAAACGATTGCGAACCAGCTATTTCGACTTGCGAAGGATACGGAGTTTTTGGCAAACAGCATGTACCGCGAAAACTAG
- a CDS encoding NUDIX domain-containing protein — MTEEFVNKEDALKNYNAKEFRTPDGYTSDMILTTVKELNGKPTLHILLIKRSLTNAEGKPNMEGGKWAVPGGFVDENESADQAAERELEEETSLTDIPLIPFGVFDKPGRDPRGWIISRAFYAIVPAEALEKRAAGDDAADIGLFPMTEALELPLAFDHLDMLKKAFSAITKEFLLTTAIRDFLPETFSAELLYQTLDGCTKPGILPDEVEFMENIEYLPYLEKVGELYRFNADAEAGSIYF, encoded by the coding sequence ATGACAGAAGAATTTGTGAACAAAGAAGATGCGCTGAAAAATTATAATGCAAAAGAGTTTCGTACACCAGATGGCTATACGAGCGATATGATTTTAACTACAGTAAAAGAGTTGAACGGGAAACCAACATTACATATTTTATTAATTAAACGAAGCCTTACAAATGCAGAAGGAAAACCAAATATGGAAGGCGGAAAATGGGCGGTTCCGGGCGGATTTGTGGATGAAAATGAATCTGCGGACCAAGCTGCCGAGCGTGAACTAGAAGAAGAAACAAGTTTGACAGATATTCCGTTGATTCCGTTTGGGGTATTTGATAAACCGGGTCGTGATCCGCGCGGTTGGATTATTTCGCGGGCATTTTATGCGATTGTGCCAGCAGAAGCTTTGGAGAAACGTGCGGCTGGGGATGACGCGGCGGATATCGGACTTTTCCCAATGACTGAGGCTTTGGAACTTCCGCTTGCTTTTGACCATTTAGATATGCTGAAAAAAGCATTTAGTGCGATTACCAAGGAGTTTTTACTGACGACGGCAATTCGTGATTTCTTGCCAGAAACTTTCTCAGCAGAACTACTTTACCAAACGCTAGATGGTTGCACGAAGCCAGGGATTTTACCGGATGAAGTAGAATTTATGGAGAATATCGAGTATTTACCGTATTTAGAAAAAGTTGGCGAGTTGTACCGATTTAATGCGGATGCCGAAGCGGGAAGTATTTATTTTTAA
- a CDS encoding nitroreductase family protein → MIEKTIMERRSIKKASDAPISRETVNTILEQAAFAPFHSKVEPWNVYVLHTLAEKERYIEKIIEFNEREQGVSFSEAEIADLKAGYAKKIITPPYLLIVTTNIIGHGKKDFESIGATSAFIQNIQLLGWEAGIGMIWRSNRFIFDAKFAEDLGIPAEQKIVGTLHLTSLAEVPEAKPRRPLNEWVKDLADL, encoded by the coding sequence ATGATTGAAAAAACAATTATGGAACGTCGTAGCATTAAAAAAGCGAGCGACGCGCCAATTTCAAGAGAAACAGTGAACACTATTTTAGAGCAAGCAGCCTTTGCACCTTTTCATAGCAAAGTAGAGCCGTGGAATGTATATGTGCTACACACGCTTGCTGAAAAAGAGCGATACATCGAGAAAATCATCGAGTTTAACGAACGCGAACAAGGGGTTAGTTTTTCTGAAGCAGAGATTGCGGATTTAAAAGCAGGCTATGCGAAGAAAATTATTACGCCGCCTTACTTACTCATTGTGACGACGAATATTATCGGTCATGGGAAAAAGGATTTCGAATCAATCGGGGCGACTAGTGCGTTTATCCAAAACATTCAATTGCTTGGCTGGGAAGCGGGAATTGGGATGATTTGGCGGTCGAATAGATTTATTTTTGATGCGAAGTTTGCGGAAGATTTAGGTATCCCTGCTGAGCAAAAAATTGTCGGAACTTTGCACTTAACTAGCTTAGCCGAAGTTCCTGAAGCAAAACCACGCCGTCCTTTGAATGAATGGGTGAAGGATTTAGCTGATTTGTAA
- a CDS encoding oleate hydratase, producing MKNKKRTLVALTGAAIGTGIAAKKISEQKAAEKERAVDEAIKARYYGDKQVYFVGGGIASLAGAVYLIRDANFDGKNIHIIEGMHILGGSNDGAGSVEHGFVCRGGRMLNEETYENFWDLFSSIPSLDMPNFSVTEEILNFDHLHPTHAQARLVDKDRNILDAHSMGFNNNDRMLMTKLLATPEEKLDNLTIRDWFDEHFFETNFWYMWQTTFAFQKWSSLFEFRRYMNRMMLEFSRIDTLEGVTRTPLNQYESLILPLKTFLDKHHVDFTINQTVEDIDFKDAPGITATALHLSDGSTIELDPDDDVIMTNACMTDSATLGDMNTPAPKPEEKPISGELWYKVAQKKPNLGNPEPFFGHEEETNWQSFTVTCHGDKLLKRIERFTGNIPGSGALMTFKDSNWLMSTVVAAQPHFKAQDANTTIFWGYGLYPDRVGDFVKKPMKECTGEEILYELMCHLNWQDDFEEIKADIINVIPCYMPYIDAQFEPRAMSDRPAVVPEGSTNFAMISQFVEIPKDMVFTEEYSVRAARIAVYTLLDIDKKICPVTPHNRDPKVLAKATQTMFR from the coding sequence ATGAAAAATAAAAAACGTACGCTAGTCGCTCTAACTGGGGCTGCAATTGGAACAGGGATTGCCGCAAAGAAAATTTCTGAACAAAAGGCTGCTGAAAAAGAACGGGCAGTGGATGAAGCAATTAAAGCGCGCTATTATGGTGACAAACAAGTGTATTTCGTCGGTGGCGGGATTGCTAGTTTGGCGGGAGCTGTTTATTTAATTCGCGATGCCAATTTTGATGGGAAAAATATCCATATTATTGAAGGTATGCATATTTTAGGTGGAAGTAATGATGGAGCCGGAAGCGTGGAACATGGCTTTGTTTGTCGCGGTGGTCGGATGTTGAATGAAGAAACTTATGAAAATTTCTGGGATTTATTTAGTAGTATTCCGTCGCTTGATATGCCGAACTTTAGTGTTACTGAAGAGATTTTGAATTTTGACCATTTACATCCAACCCATGCGCAAGCAAGATTAGTGGATAAAGATCGCAATATCCTCGATGCGCATTCGATGGGATTTAATAATAATGACCGGATGTTGATGACGAAACTGCTCGCTACTCCGGAAGAAAAACTGGATAATTTAACGATACGTGATTGGTTTGATGAACACTTTTTTGAAACGAATTTTTGGTATATGTGGCAAACCACTTTTGCTTTCCAAAAATGGAGCAGCTTGTTTGAATTTAGACGTTATATGAATCGGATGATGTTAGAATTTAGTCGGATTGATACGCTGGAAGGTGTAACGAGAACACCGCTAAACCAATACGAAAGCTTGATTTTACCTTTAAAAACATTTTTAGATAAACACCATGTTGATTTTACGATTAATCAAACGGTGGAAGATATTGATTTCAAAGATGCGCCTGGAATTACAGCGACAGCACTTCATTTATCGGATGGATCCACTATCGAACTTGACCCGGACGATGATGTGATTATGACGAATGCTTGTATGACGGATAGCGCAACTCTTGGCGATATGAATACACCTGCACCAAAACCAGAAGAAAAACCAATTTCCGGTGAGCTTTGGTACAAAGTCGCGCAAAAGAAACCAAACTTAGGTAATCCAGAGCCATTTTTCGGTCATGAAGAAGAAACAAACTGGCAAAGCTTTACCGTCACTTGTCATGGCGATAAATTATTAAAACGCATTGAACGCTTCACAGGGAACATTCCAGGAAGTGGTGCGCTCATGACATTTAAAGATTCTAATTGGTTAATGAGCACTGTTGTGGCCGCACAACCTCATTTTAAAGCGCAAGATGCAAACACTACGATTTTCTGGGGTTACGGATTATATCCAGACCGCGTAGGTGATTTCGTGAAAAAACCGATGAAAGAATGTACTGGGGAAGAAATTTTATATGAATTAATGTGTCATTTGAACTGGCAAGACGATTTTGAAGAAATTAAAGCGGATATTATCAATGTAATTCCGTGCTACATGCCATACATCGATGCGCAATTCGAGCCACGAGCAATGAGCGATCGTCCGGCAGTTGTTCCGGAAGGTAGTACAAACTTTGCGATGATTAGCCAATTTGTGGAAATTCCAAAAGATATGGTTTTCACCGAAGAATATTCCGTTCGCGCTGCTAGAATCGCCGTGTATACGTTACTTGATATCGATAAAAAAATCTGCCCAGTAACACCACATAATCGTGATCCAAAAGTGCTAGCGAAAGCAACGCAAACCATGTTTAGATAA
- the isdG gene encoding heme oxygenase IsdG, with the protein MIIVTNTIKVEKGAAEHVIRQFTGANGDGHPTKDIAEVEGFLGFELWHSKPEDKDYEEVVVTSKWESEEAQRNWVKSDSFKKAHGRTKDTREQREDRKGIVGNAIARFEVVHVQNPVIVEK; encoded by the coding sequence ATGATTATTGTAACTAATACGATTAAGGTAGAAAAAGGCGCAGCAGAGCATGTGATCCGTCAGTTCACAGGCGCAAATGGCGACGGACATCCAACAAAAGATATTGCAGAAGTAGAAGGTTTCCTAGGCTTCGAACTATGGCACAGCAAACCAGAAGACAAAGACTATGAAGAAGTAGTAGTAACAAGCAAATGGGAAAGCGAAGAAGCTCAACGCAATTGGGTGAAAAGCGATTCCTTCAAAAAAGCACACGGCAGAACAAAAGACACTAGAGAACAAAGAGAAGATCGCAAAGGCATCGTAGGAAATGCAATCGCTCGTTTTGAAGTGGTTCATGTGCAAAACCCTGTGATTGTTGAAAAATAA
- a CDS encoding NAD(P)/FAD-dependent oxidoreductase — protein MTDYPSIFEPLTVKRMTIKNRVIMPPMGTNLAGLNGEFLEEHMNYYEQRAKGGTGLITIENACVDFPYGTNGTTQLRIDNDQYIPGFYKLTERLHKHGTCVSIQINHAGASAYPARLNGLQPVSASDIPSKKGGTVPRPLTVEEIYEIVNKYGDAARRAQQAGFDAVEIHGGHSYLLCQFLSPLYNKRTDEFGGTPENRARIVKLILEKVRAEVGPFFPIVLRFSADEFTEGGNHLEDILELLDYCQEEADILNVSAAINDNLYLQIDQMNLEDGWRSYLAKAVKDKFNKPTITSGNIRSPKAAEKILSEGYADLLAMGRGLIAEPNWVNKVATGQEDMLRKCISCNIGCADHRISKSKPIRCTVNPDIIHEDKYKETKVTRPTNVVVIGGGTAGLEAACTAAEVGCNTTLIEANEQTGGLARAIANLPDKSRIADFPNYLANRAEKLPNLKVITGTKADTALIDTFNPDVVVNATGSKPLLPPIKGLHDVIDKEGSKVHSIFGLISNIDDFTEFSNKKVAVIGGGAVGLDVVEYFSERGSDVTIVEMMPLLGKDLDMITRLSMMDIIEKNNVDVQTETALTEVAADHFKVKHDGVDAEIPFDYGFVCLGMRPERPLMEELAAYGKEKQIEIVNIGDSAATRKILEGVREGRNILTTLEKIGSL, from the coding sequence ATGACAGATTATCCGAGTATTTTTGAACCATTAACTGTAAAAAGAATGACCATTAAAAACCGTGTGATAATGCCGCCAATGGGGACAAACCTAGCTGGATTAAATGGCGAATTTTTAGAAGAACATATGAATTACTATGAACAACGCGCAAAAGGTGGAACGGGTCTAATCACTATTGAAAACGCTTGTGTAGATTTTCCTTATGGTACAAATGGAACAACGCAACTTCGAATTGATAATGACCAATATATTCCTGGATTTTACAAATTAACAGAACGTCTTCATAAACATGGAACTTGTGTATCCATCCAAATTAACCACGCTGGCGCATCTGCTTATCCAGCTCGTTTGAACGGACTTCAACCAGTTTCCGCGTCAGATATTCCATCTAAAAAAGGTGGGACTGTGCCACGGCCGCTTACAGTAGAAGAAATTTATGAAATCGTCAATAAATATGGTGATGCAGCAAGACGCGCCCAACAAGCTGGCTTTGATGCAGTTGAAATCCACGGCGGACACTCGTACTTACTATGCCAATTCTTATCGCCACTATACAACAAACGGACGGACGAATTTGGTGGAACGCCTGAAAATCGCGCGCGTATCGTCAAACTGATTTTGGAAAAAGTTCGCGCGGAAGTCGGTCCATTTTTCCCAATCGTGTTGCGTTTTAGTGCAGATGAATTTACAGAAGGTGGCAACCATTTAGAAGACATTTTGGAACTGCTAGATTATTGCCAAGAAGAAGCGGATATTTTGAATGTATCAGCGGCAATAAATGACAACCTATACTTGCAAATTGACCAAATGAACTTGGAAGATGGCTGGAGAAGCTACCTTGCAAAAGCGGTGAAAGATAAATTTAACAAACCAACGATTACTTCCGGTAACATTCGCAGTCCAAAAGCGGCAGAGAAAATTTTGTCAGAAGGATACGCGGACTTGCTTGCGATGGGACGTGGCTTAATCGCTGAGCCTAACTGGGTGAACAAAGTGGCAACTGGTCAAGAAGACATGCTTCGAAAATGTATTTCTTGTAATATCGGTTGCGCGGATCACCGAATTTCAAAGTCAAAACCAATTCGCTGTACGGTAAATCCAGATATTATTCATGAAGATAAATACAAAGAAACAAAAGTAACTCGTCCGACCAATGTTGTCGTAATTGGCGGCGGAACAGCAGGGCTTGAAGCAGCTTGTACGGCGGCCGAAGTTGGCTGTAACACAACGCTAATTGAAGCGAATGAACAAACTGGTGGCTTGGCACGAGCAATTGCCAACCTTCCAGATAAAAGTAGAATTGCCGATTTCCCTAATTATTTAGCGAACCGAGCAGAAAAATTACCCAATTTAAAAGTTATTACAGGCACTAAAGCTGATACTGCGCTTATTGATACATTTAATCCTGATGTGGTAGTCAATGCCACAGGATCCAAACCATTACTTCCACCGATTAAAGGTTTGCATGACGTGATTGACAAAGAAGGCAGTAAGGTTCATTCGATTTTCGGACTTATTTCGAATATCGATGACTTTACCGAATTTAGTAACAAAAAAGTTGCAGTTATCGGCGGTGGTGCAGTTGGACTTGATGTAGTCGAGTACTTCTCAGAACGTGGCTCGGATGTTACAATTGTAGAAATGATGCCACTTCTTGGAAAAGACTTAGATATGATTACCAGGCTTTCCATGATGGACATTATCGAGAAAAACAATGTTGATGTACAAACAGAAACTGCATTAACCGAAGTAGCAGCGGATCATTTCAAAGTGAAGCATGACGGAGTAGACGCCGAGATTCCATTTGATTACGGCTTTGTCTGCCTCGGAATGCGACCAGAACGTCCACTTATGGAAGAACTTGCGGCATACGGTAAAGAAAAACAAATTGAAATTGTAAATATTGGCGACAGCGCTGCAACAAGAAAAATCTTGGAAGGCGTTCGCGAAGGAAGAAATATTTTAACTACATTAGAAAAAATTGGCTCTTTGTAA
- the rpmF gene encoding 50S ribosomal protein L32 yields the protein MAVPARRTSKAKKNKRRTHKGLTTPGLSRDSETGEYRMSHRISPDGTYKGRTIIEK from the coding sequence ATGGCAGTTCCAGCTAGACGTACGTCCAAAGCGAAGAAAAACAAGCGCCGTACGCATAAAGGCTTAACAACACCAGGTTTAAGTCGCGATAGTGAAACAGGCGAATACCGTATGTCACATCGCATCTCACCAGATGGCACTTATAAAGGTCGCACAATTATCGAAAAATAA
- the rlmN gene encoding 23S rRNA (adenine(2503)-C(2))-methyltransferase RlmN, whose translation MEKSSIYGLTWTKLTEWLEAHGQKKFRATQVWDWLYRKRVKTFEEMSNVPKETIELLTANFVMNTLEEQVVQESADGTTKYLFKLSDGNLIETVMMKQEYGLSVCVTTQVGCNIGCTFCASGLLKKSRDLTAGEIVEQIMNVQHYLDGRNLEERVSHVVVMGIGEPFDNYDNVMDFLRVINHDKGLAIGARHITVSTSGLAPRIIDFANEDFQVNLAISLHAPNNELRTSIMRINKTYSIEKLMEAIHYYVNKTNRRITFEYIMLKGVNDHKKEALELAALLGEHRHLAYVNLIPYNPVDEHIDYERSTKEDVLAFYDTLKKNGINCVIRREHGTDIDAACGQLRSKQIKRVGVRERMKQKQAAAEE comes from the coding sequence ATGGAAAAAAGCTCCATTTATGGATTAACATGGACAAAATTAACAGAATGGCTAGAAGCACACGGTCAAAAGAAATTCCGCGCAACACAAGTGTGGGACTGGCTCTATAGAAAACGTGTCAAAACTTTTGAAGAAATGAGTAACGTTCCAAAAGAAACAATTGAACTTTTAACAGCGAATTTTGTGATGAACACTTTAGAAGAACAAGTGGTGCAAGAATCGGCAGACGGCACGACGAAATATTTATTTAAGCTGAGTGACGGGAACTTAATTGAGACCGTGATGATGAAGCAAGAATATGGCTTGTCGGTTTGTGTAACGACCCAAGTTGGCTGTAATATCGGCTGTACTTTTTGTGCGAGTGGTCTTTTGAAAAAGAGTCGCGACTTAACTGCTGGCGAAATTGTGGAACAAATTATGAATGTACAGCATTATTTGGATGGACGTAATTTGGAAGAACGCGTGAGTCACGTGGTTGTAATGGGAATCGGGGAACCGTTTGATAATTACGATAATGTGATGGATTTCTTGCGTGTGATTAATCATGACAAAGGTCTAGCAATCGGCGCGCGCCATATCACTGTTTCAACAAGTGGTCTTGCACCGCGCATTATTGATTTTGCCAATGAGGATTTCCAAGTCAACTTAGCGATTTCCCTTCATGCGCCGAACAATGAACTGCGGACGAGCATTATGCGTATTAACAAGACATATTCAATTGAGAAATTGATGGAAGCAATCCATTATTACGTGAACAAAACTAACCGCCGAATCACGTTTGAATACATTATGTTAAAAGGTGTAAACGACCATAAAAAAGAAGCGCTCGAACTTGCGGCACTTCTCGGCGAACATCGTCATTTAGCTTATGTTAACTTGATTCCTTACAACCCGGTGGACGAGCATATCGATTATGAACGTAGCACAAAAGAAGACGTACTCGCTTTCTATGATACGCTTAAGAAAAATGGTATTAATTGTGTTATTCGCCGCGAACACGGGACAGATATTGATGCTGCGTGTGGGCAACTTCGTAGTAAACAAATCAAACGAGTTGGCGTGCGCGAACGGATGAAACAAAAACAAGCAGCAGCAGAAGAATAA
- a CDS encoding LysR family transcriptional regulator — MNLRQLYYFKKLAEKEHYTIAAAELSITQPSLSHSIAELERELGVYLFEKQGRNIRLTKYGRFYLTYVEKSLAELEKGEKLLHELTSPSHGNIDLGFIYTMGAHTVPELVQNFTKVESHKDITFSFFQGATKSIIPDLKNEKFDLAICSYVENEPDIEFLPLTKQELVVVVAENHPLAKYDSIDLKDTADYSYIFFSDTSGLRPLIDSLFAEINIQPKIGCYVEEDTSMVGLVSVDYGISIMPKISSLSHYNVKVLSINEPKHDRFIYLASLKNHYISPASKAFKDFALRYGEEHFL, encoded by the coding sequence ATGAATTTGCGTCAATTATACTATTTTAAAAAACTAGCTGAAAAAGAGCATTACACGATTGCTGCCGCCGAACTCTCCATTACCCAGCCTAGCCTAAGCCACTCTATCGCAGAGCTTGAGCGAGAACTTGGTGTTTATTTATTTGAAAAACAAGGCCGCAACATCCGTTTAACAAAATATGGACGCTTCTATTTAACTTATGTGGAAAAATCCCTCGCCGAACTAGAAAAAGGTGAAAAACTGTTACACGAATTAACGAGCCCTTCTCACGGAAATATTGATTTAGGTTTTATTTACACCATGGGCGCACACACGGTTCCCGAGCTCGTCCAGAATTTCACCAAAGTCGAAAGCCATAAAGACATCACATTTTCCTTTTTTCAAGGCGCCACTAAATCAATTATTCCTGACCTGAAAAATGAAAAATTCGACCTAGCGATTTGCTCCTACGTCGAAAATGAACCTGATATTGAATTTTTGCCATTAACAAAGCAAGAGTTAGTCGTCGTTGTTGCCGAAAATCACCCACTTGCCAAATATGATTCCATTGATTTAAAAGACACCGCAGATTATTCGTATATTTTCTTTTCTGACACCAGTGGCCTGAGACCGCTCATCGATTCCCTTTTTGCTGAAATAAATATTCAACCAAAAATCGGCTGTTATGTAGAGGAAGATACCTCGATGGTCGGCCTTGTGAGCGTTGATTACGGTATTTCGATTATGCCAAAAATCTCGTCATTATCACATTATAACGTCAAAGTATTATCCATCAACGAACCAAAACACGATCGTTTTATCTATCTAGCAAGTTTAAAAAATCACTACATTTCGCCTGCTTCCAAGGCTTTTAAAGATTTCGCATTACGTTATGGTGAAGAGCATTTTCTATAA
- a CDS encoding HD domain-containing protein — MKMTDPLYGTFEIEPVLAELIQSPLVSRLAYVHQGGSSYLVNPLWDLSRLDHSIGVMLFIRKFGGSLEEQIAGLLHDVSHTAFSHVVDYALDFEEEDYHEQIFEDFVKTSTIPAILEKYGYSFEGVFDDISKWTILEQEAPELCADRIDYTLQDLYRHGKISLAEVEEFLQALVMVDGRLYLANIALAEWFVAQYYSEVIDYFYDPLNVYSYEILAEAMRIAFQQETITTADLRLTDAELLAKLNANSDAREKIQLLESPHLEENEVDFNYHHKKKMRLINPSVLVDGRLIPADELSEKVREMNQEAKIKSERGAYIKVIQKSKQ, encoded by the coding sequence ATGAAAATGACAGACCCGCTCTACGGAACATTTGAAATAGAACCTGTTTTGGCTGAACTAATCCAGAGCCCATTGGTTTCACGGCTAGCATACGTGCATCAAGGTGGCTCGAGTTATTTAGTAAATCCGCTTTGGGACCTTAGCCGGCTTGATCATTCGATTGGTGTGATGCTTTTTATTAGGAAGTTCGGTGGCTCTTTGGAGGAGCAAATTGCTGGCTTACTGCACGACGTATCGCACACTGCTTTTTCGCATGTGGTGGATTATGCGCTTGATTTTGAAGAGGAAGATTATCATGAGCAGATTTTTGAGGACTTTGTAAAAACTTCGACGATTCCTGCCATTTTAGAGAAGTATGGTTATTCTTTTGAAGGGGTTTTTGATGATATTTCGAAGTGGACCATTTTGGAGCAAGAAGCCCCGGAGCTTTGTGCTGACCGGATTGATTACACGCTGCAAGATTTGTATCGACACGGAAAAATTAGTTTGGCTGAGGTGGAGGAATTTTTGCAGGCTTTAGTAATGGTTGATGGGCGGCTTTATTTGGCAAATATCGCTCTTGCAGAATGGTTTGTTGCGCAATATTATTCGGAAGTGATTGATTATTTTTATGATCCGCTGAATGTTTATAGTTATGAGATTTTGGCGGAAGCAATGCGCATTGCGTTTCAGCAGGAGACGATTACGACGGCTGATCTTCGGTTGACTGATGCTGAATTGTTAGCTAAATTGAATGCGAATTCAGATGCTCGGGAGAAAATTCAGTTGCTCGAGAGTCCCCATTTGGAAGAAAATGAGGTGGACTTTAATTATCATCATAAGAAGAAAATGCGTTTGATAAATCCCTCTGTTTTGGTGGATGGGCGGCTTATTCCAGCGGATGAGCTTTCAGAAAAAGTACGTGAAATGAATCAAGAGGCGAAGATAAAGAGTGAACGTGGAGCCTACATCAAAGTAATACAAAAAAGTAAGCAGTAG
- a CDS encoding GyrI-like domain-containing protein, whose translation MEVEIVERNAFTAVGKKRTFSVENDAQKEKISQFWQEANANGDAERINELAEFATIDGILGVCQMNGDKMDYYIAIESELTPPEDMEQLTIPASKWAIFQSVGPLPNAIQKVWEYIYGEWFQTCNYTHGNAPELEVYTEGDTTAADYYSEVWIPVVEKD comes from the coding sequence ATGGAAGTAGAAATTGTCGAACGAAATGCTTTTACAGCTGTGGGGAAAAAACGAACTTTTTCGGTTGAAAACGATGCGCAAAAAGAAAAAATCAGCCAATTTTGGCAAGAAGCAAACGCAAATGGCGATGCCGAACGAATCAACGAATTAGCTGAATTTGCAACAATTGATGGTATTTTAGGTGTCTGCCAAATGAACGGCGACAAAATGGACTATTATATCGCAATTGAATCCGAACTCACTCCGCCAGAAGACATGGAACAACTAACCATCCCAGCAAGTAAATGGGCCATCTTCCAATCAGTCGGTCCACTACCCAACGCAATCCAAAAAGTGTGGGAATACATTTACGGCGAATGGTTCCAAACATGCAACTACACCCATGGAAACGCTCCAGAACTAGAAGTCTACACAGAAGGCGACACGACTGCCGCTGATTATTATTCCGAAGTTTGGATTCCGGTGGTTGAAAAAGACTAA
- a CDS encoding DUF3139 domain-containing protein, with protein sequence MKKYKKWWITIGIIFILSIIGYVYWFAIPKHTANKAVDNYLAEQKIKSNQIETRVIKKDWKMGGYLTKIVFKDDSKLKYEYSYDERIDLPYHIFLDAYKDGSGQTEGEMKHPPLQEQLEEMNKSK encoded by the coding sequence ATGAAAAAGTATAAAAAATGGTGGATAACAATAGGTATAATATTCATTCTTAGTATTATTGGATACGTTTATTGGTTTGCAATTCCCAAACATACGGCGAATAAAGCAGTGGATAATTATCTAGCAGAGCAAAAAATCAAATCCAATCAAATTGAAACTAGGGTGATAAAGAAAGATTGGAAAATGGGTGGTTATCTTACAAAAATAGTTTTTAAAGATGATTCAAAACTAAAGTATGAATATAGCTATGATGAAAGAATAGACTTACCTTACCATATTTTTCTGGATGCTTATAAAGATGGTTCGGGACAAACAGAAGGCGAGATGAAACACCCACCATTACAAGAACAATTGGAAGAGATGAATAAATCGAAGTAG